CAGAGTCCCCATGTCAATCTAAGACAGACCACCTACAGCACAATGCCTCCTTCTGCCTGTCACTCAGGAGGCCTTTGGCTCTAGAAACATCTCCAGCCATGGGATGTCCTAGCTCCTGAGGCCTTTGTTTCAGAGAACCATACACTTTAGTGCCCCGAGAAGATACGGATGAGTCCATCGATAGCACCTGGCCTCACTCATCCCCAGTACCCGGACTTTGAGTGAGTAAGCCTCGCTCAGGTGTGAAGTGGGAATTCTGGGTGTGGAACCTCGCTAAGAACCCTGAAGTGCCTGGAGAGGTTATCTTTCTGAGTCGCCCTCTGTTTTGCAGAGTACAGCATCTCAGCAGCAGCCATTGCCATCTTCAGCCTCGGCTTCATCATTGTGGGCTCCCTCTGTGCCTTTCTGTCCTTCGGGAATAAGCGGGATTACCTGCTGAGGCCAGCATCCATGTTTTATGCCTTCGCAGGTAGAGTGGGGTCCCACAGTGCCTGGGTGGGAGGGTCAGTCAGAACCCAGGTGACTCCCAGGAGGGTTGGGAGAAGCTTgatttgttcctttctttttttcccctcaatgACACTGATTGAAACTTCCCAGTGAttaacaaaagaaggaaggaaatgtggCAGCAGGGGTGTGTCTCTGGCTAACCTCCTACAGGAGGTGAGAACTGCAGCAGGGAGGGAGGCAATAGGCGTGGGACTACTTTTGCAGACTCCTAGgtagaacattctagaagcagTTTCCTCTCAGGACCAGGTCAGAGGCAGGGAACAGAGGTTGGAGGAGGACTAAGGTGGCAGCAGGAACATCAACAGTCACTGAGACGCTTGGCTTTGTCCCCAGGGCTGTGCCTCATAGTCTCTGTGGAGGTCATGAGGCAATCGGTGAAGCGTATGATTGACAGTGAGGACACGGTCTGGATTGAGTACTACTATTCGTGGTCTTTCGCCTGTGCGTGTGCCGCGTTCATCTTGCTCTTTCTCGGTGGGCTGTTCCTCCTGCTCTTCTCCCTGCCTCGTATGCCTCAGAACCCCTGGGAATCCTGCATGGATGCTGAGCCAGAGCACTAGGTCAAACCAGAGTCTTTCAGAGGTGAGGAAGGAGTTTCACATCTGCCCTGACCTCTTGTCTATCACGTGTCTCTCCCTCCGAGCTCCTCTACAAACCGTGCACATGGACACAAACCCAGACCTGCCCGGGGTCAGAGGAAGCAGGCCAGCAGGCAAGCAGGTATATGAAGGGGTCCTCTTTTGTGCCTGCCACAGGTCAGACTTGCCCACCATGCCTGTTGTCTTTGAAGATCTGGTCTGGTCATCTTTAGAAAGCTTCCAGAAACAGTCTGTACTCGTTCTGCAGTTCTGAGCATCACCAGTGTCCAGAGCCAGCTCCGCCCCCATTCTCTTTCACCATGATATGAAACCCTCTTCTGTGACCTGAACTTCCCTCCTTGGCTTCCAGAATTCCCAAGAGACGTTTTTAACTGGATAGGATCTGTGGTTTGAAATAAAAGATTtcataaatgtttccttttttccaTGTGCCTTGCATAGCGATTGCTGATTTTCCTGGCCATAAACTGCCCAGAACCTTAGACCCTGGAGAAGGAAAGGAATGTGTGTCCTCTGAGTTAGTGGTtttcaacctatgggttgtgGCCCCTTGCACAGGGTTtgtgtatcagatatcctgtatatcagatagttacattataattcataacagtaacaaaattacagctatgaagtagcaatgaaaacaatgctatggttgggggtcaccacaaagtgaggaactgtattgaagtgtcatagcaacaggaaggttgagaaccaccgcctGGGTATTGAAGACTTTTAGAGAAGAGGCAGGGTTAGCTTAGAGGTTCTGAATTCTAACTTGAATGTCTGAGCCCTGGAATTGTTTAGAATGAAACTAGAAACCTTGTGGCTTGGGCAAGGGTGTTAAAAATAGGAGGGGTTATTT
The nucleotide sequence above comes from Arvicanthis niloticus isolate mArvNil1 chromosome 6, mArvNil1.pat.X, whole genome shotgun sequence. Encoded proteins:
- the Cacng1 gene encoding voltage-dependent calcium channel gamma-1 subunit, which gives rise to MSQTKTAKVRLTLFFILVGGVLAMVAVVTDHWAVLSPHLEHHNKTCEAAHFGLWRICTTRVAVQNIVKSCEHITLSGEKNCSYFRHFNPGESSEIFEFTTQKEYSISAAAIAIFSLGFIIVGSLCAFLSFGNKRDYLLRPASMFYAFAGLCLIVSVEVMRQSVKRMIDSEDTVWIEYYYSWSFACACAAFILLFLGGLFLLLFSLPRMPQNPWESCMDAEPEH